The sequence TGCCGCGGTGTCGGCTTTGCTCTTGAGATGGATGGGGACGGTGGTGTTCCGCATACCACCTTCGAAGAACACGGCCTCGCGCGCATTCTCGTAATCCTTGCCACCCTCAACAATGACCGTATAGGAACCGGATTTCAGTCCCGTGAAACGGAATACTCCATCCTGATCGGTTTGGGTTGTTTTCCTATCTTCATTGCCTTCCAGAGTAACTCGAAAACGCTGGTCAGCCGGACGCCCTTCAGTAAAATAGACGCGGCCCTGAATCACACTACTTCCGGAACTCTCGGGCAGTCCGCGCGTGCTGCCGACGCCGCCGGGTACTTGTGCCCGCACCGCGATGCAGACGTTGAGTAAAATCAGGATGCAAAGTAGAGGCTTATGAAAATTCGCACGAACGACGGATAGAGGGAAACGCATTTCCAGAAACTCCTTTATTACCTCGCGAAATTGTCGGGGACGTATCTGAGGAGAACCGGACGTATTCTAGCAGCACCCAGCCAACGGCGAAAATTAATGGGGTAGTTTGACGGACTGCCGCAATCAACCCGCGGCCCGCCCGGGCTTGCTGCGCAGTTCGCGGATAGTGGCCGCCACGCGGGCAGCATCCGGCGCCTTCGGTTCAATTTGCAAATACTTTTCCAGCGCGTCCGCCGCGCGTTTGTAATCCTGCTTTCGCCAGTAAATCCCGCCCAGATAGTAATGCACGAGCCCAAGATTTTGCCCGCCTACCGCAATGGCACGCAGCATTTCTTTTTCGGCCTCCTCATAGCTGTGCATATTAACCAATGCGATTCCCAGATACATGTGGGCCGTGGGCGACGATTCCTTCTGACGCAGCGCCGCGCGCAACTGCGTCACGGCTTCCTGAAAATCCTGTTTGTTGAGCAGCGCAATGCCGTAGTTCAGCAGCGGCGTGAAGTTGTTGGGAGTCAGGGCCACCGCCATCCGCAGTGCTTCCACGGCGCGGTCCGGCTTGCCCACTCTCAAGTACTGGACGCCCAATTCATTCAGCGCCTGCGGGAAGTGTGGATGCTGGCCGACTGCCGTAGTCAGCAGGTCGATCGCGCGTTGACTGTCGCCTTTTCGGACCGCCTCCAGCGCGCGCTCGTAAAGTGCCTTCGCCTGAGAAGGCACCACCGCCATGCTCGCATCGAGGACGCCCGCCCTGCGCGTGGCATTTAGAGACTTTGGTTGCAGATGGATCGTAACGGTGTAGACGCGCGGCACCGTCGGCATAACCATGCGGCGGGTGCGCGCTTCGCTGTCGATGTAGACACTCTCGCGGTAAGTCTCGAATTCGTTGTTGCCCTCAACGATGACGGTATAGTTACCGGGCGAAAGTCCGCCAAAGGAAAACTCGCCCTTGGTATCGGCGAGAATGGTCAGGTCGCCGGCATTCATGTTTTCAAGCCGAACCCTCGGGCGGGAATCTGCCGAGCGTCCCGACGGATAATAGATTCGTCCCTGAATGGTATGACGGCCGTTCGTGCCGACTGTTTCGGTGCCTCCGCCGCTCTGGGCGCAGACAGACACGAAGCCCATCAAAAACAACGCGCCGCCCATGCTAAGGCGCACGATGCGAAAACTGCATGCGTGAATCCAGTTCGTTGGCGAAAACATGTCCGCACCTCCTTAAAGGCGACCGCGGTCAAGTATCAGGCAGGATCTTGCGTCAGGGTGGAAACGGGAACCGAAAATAAAGACGGGAGAAGCACGACTGGCGCGCCTCTCCCGGAAAAACTTGTCGCGCGCCGGAAGTCCGAAGAACTCCCGGCGCGTGAAAGTGAACGTTCTTAGAAACTGAACTTAACGCCGAGACGCAAGTTCGACGGGAACTGGAAGATCGTGCCCGTACCAAAGAACGGATTCGGAACCGGCGCGATGCCCGGAGCGCCACTGTTGATCAGGAACGTCTCGTCCAGGCGGATAGCCTTTTGAGTATTGAAGACGTTGAACCAATCAAGCTGCAAGCGCAACTGGCGATTTTCGCCGAACTGAATCGGGTGATAGACGCCGATATCCAGGTTGGTCGTAAACGGCGTGCGGTTCGAGCCGATTGCGCTGTCTTTGCCCGCATTGCCGGCTGGCAGCGCTGAGTTGTCCGGAACGATGGCCGTACCGCGCGGCACGCACGAGAGGCCCGGAATGCAGAAGCCTTCGTTGTCGCCATAGAGCGGGTGCGGAACCAACGCGTTGAACGGAATACCCGACTGCGCACGGAACGATGCACTAAACATCGTCTTGAAAGGCGCGCGCCAGCTGCCATCCAGTTTGAACTGGTGCGGCCGGTCATTCGGAAGACGTCCGTACAGACCATTCAGCAAGCTGACCAGGTCGAACAACGAAGTGATGTTCGGGTCAGCCTGGCCGTTGTCGTTACGGAACAGACCTTCGTAGTTACCGATCAGGCTCGAGTAGGTGTAAGAAGCGATGAACTGATAATTGTTCGAGAAACGCTTGTTAGCACTGAACTCGAGTGCGCGATAGTACCGGCGGGCGCGGCCGAACGAGCCGAAGCCAAGATCAACGGCCAGGCGGTCGGTCAGGCTTTCGCCGGGGTTGAAGATGAAGTAGTTCGTACCATCGTCAAATGAGCCGTCCTCGATGACCGATCCCTGCGCGCGGTAAATACCACGGGCGCCGATCGCGAAGTCACGAGCAACTTCGAACTCGATACCGCCGGCCACTTCATGAACCGACTGCGGCTTCAGGTCGAAATCTGCCGGTGTCGGGTGGTTGCCGAGGTTGCCGAGAAACGCCAGCACGGTTGAACCGGCCGGGGCGTTAAGACGACTGGCGTTCAGGTTATAGTCACTCTGAATGTCGCCACCTGACGCACGCACATTGATATCGAGCGGAATCGGTGACTCAACGAAGCGAGCGTAGTTGATGAACAGCTTGCCTTTGCCCTTGCCAGTGAAATCCCAGATCAGACCCACACGTGGCTGCAGGGTGTCCTTGAAGTTGTTCAGCTTGATGTAGTCAGCATCGCCAATTGAATAGGCTTGCTGCATGTCCCAACGCAGACCAAAGTTGAACTGCACATTCGGGCTGATCTTGAAGTCATCCTGAATGTAGAAGCCCTGAGTATCGGTCTTGATTTTCTCGCCCAGGGTGTTGAGACCAAAGCTGCGGGCGCGCACCACATCGAGCAACAGAACGGGATTCACCGGAGTGGCCGACACCGCGCCAAGCACGGCGGAAGTCACACCAGCAGGTCCCTGACCGGCTGCAATGATCTGGTTGAAGTTGTCCACGCGCGACTGACTCGGACAGGTAATTGTCGTTGTCGAGGTGCGGGCGCAAATCGCGAAGCGGTTCTCAACGCGGTACGGAAGGGCAGGAATGCCCGCCGCGTTCGCACCGGTGAAGAGCCGGTCTGCTCCGGTCTGGTTCGTGTGAATGCCATATTGGTTACGGGTGTATTCAAATCCGTACTTGATCGTATGGCGTCCATAGATGTTCGTGAATCTCGCTGCCGCTTCCCAACGGTTGCGATCCTGCTGAGACTCGAGACCGCCGGTACCGAAGCCAGTACGAACGAAGTTGCGCTGGACCGTACCACCGCTTCCTTCGACATATGCCTGGCGCAGGCCGCCCGCCGTCACCACAGTCGTTTCCGTTACCGGCAACACTGCTCCATTGCGCAAAACTGAAAAACGGTCAGTGGTCGCCGTTTCGTCGAACTCCGGCAGCGTGTTGGCGCGCTGGAGGTGCAGTCCAAACGAGAACTCGCCAATCCACGTCGGCGTGATGTTTGAGTTCAGGCGGAATGCGTAGTTCGAGCCACCGGTTTCAACGGTGCCGCGGAAACTTTGTGGGTTAGCACCAAAACCGCTCAAACCGAACACGAAGCCCTCGGCCTTTGTGTGGTCAGCAAACGTCGAAAAAGTGAACACGTTCGACTGATTGATGGCCCAGGTCAGCTTGCCGGAATAGAACGGCGTAGTGATCTTGTTGCTGTCTTCGACGAACAACGTTTGGCCCAGGAAAAAGTTCTTGCGCTGTTGCGGGTTGAACGCTCCGAAGAACCACAGCTTGTCTTTGATAATCGGGCCGCCGATGTCAAAGCCGGCGTCAATTTCGGAGAACCCGTTCGGCGCCGCGCCGGTGAACGGGAAGTTCGCAGTTTCGCGCACCAGACCTTTGGTCGTGAAATAAGCGAACGCGTCGCCGGTGAATCGGTTGCCACCACTCTTGGTGATGACGTTAAAGATACCGCCGGTAGAGTGTCCATACTCAGCGCCGTAGGCACCGGTCTTGATTTCGACTTCCTGCACGAACTCGAAGGGAAGGTTCGCGCCCGATCCGCCGAACGCGGGGTCGGTGGTCGTCACGCCGTCGAGAATGTAGTTGTTCTCAGGGCCGGAGGAACCGGCAACCGAAGGATCACGGTCACGTCCCGAGGCGTCACGAAGACCCGAACGTGAAACGCTCGGTGCAATCGTGTAAAGCGACTGGACGGTGCGTTGAGTCGGGAAGTTCGAGAACTGATCGCTCGAAACGTTTGTGCCGGTAGTATTGTTGGAGGTATCGACCGCCGCGCCCGATGTGTCGGTTACGGTAACCGTACCGCTCACGCCGGCGAGCTGGAGTTGAACGTCAGCCGTGGCAGTCCTGCCGAGGTTGACCTCCACGTCGCCCTTACTAAATTCCGCGAAGCCTTTGCCCGCAGCGTTTGCGTCAACCTTCACCTCGTATTTTCCAGGCGGCAGGTTGAGAACGCGAAAGCTGCCGTTGTCATCTGACACGGCCGACTGCGCGTTGATCAGGTTCGGGCTCGTCACGTTCACCGTAACGCCCGGCACTGCATTACCCTGAGGGTCGGTGACGGTGCCTTCGATCGAACCTGTCGTTTGTGTCTGTGCCATGGCGCCGACTGCAAACAGCGACAGGCACATCGCAAAAACGAACATTAAAACTTTTCTCATCGTTTGTTTCCTTTCTTGAGTGTCCCGATTAATCGGGACTTCTAGTTAACTGAATTCAAATGCACTGGCCAACCTCTTTCGAATGGGTCAGCCTAATAATTCCTGTGGTTCTGGCGGGGTCTCGGCGTTTTAACGTTGGAACTGAAATAATCTGCATCCGGACTTTCCGCAAAAGGATAGATTCCGCAGCCTTTTAAGCAATGACGATGCCATACGCCAAGGCCCGGAACAGCCTGTAAAAATCGCTGATTTGCGTGAATTTACAAGCCTTGTAAATCCGAAATTTCGGTTTTAGTCCGAAATTCGGGAAAACTGCGGGGACGGCGCTTCCCGCCGTGGGGAGGGCCGGGAATTCCGGCATGACGGGCGTGTGGTAGACTGCCCCATCCCTGAGTCCCTTGGCGAACCCTTGTCCCAGAGAATCTATCGCGATCCGGTTCACAACATCATACCTCTGCGTGCCGACACGTTAGAGGGTCATCTGATGATCCGTTTGATCGACGCGCCTGAGTTTCAAAGGCTGCGCCGCATCAAGCAACTGGGTCTCGGACTGTACACGTACCAGGGGGCCGAACACTCGCGGTTCACTCACAGCCTTGGAGCGCTGCACTTGATGACGCGGATTCTCGATCGCCTGGGCGAGAGTTATCCGATCGCGGCAGAGGATCGACTCGCGGTGCGCGCCGCCGCTCTGCTTCATGATGTCGGGCACGCGCCCTTCTCGCACGCGATGGAAAAGACGTTGGGCATCCATCATGAGGATCTGACGATCGCGGCGATCACTTCGGAAGAAACAGTAGTCAATCAGACTTTGAGTTCCCATTCAGCGGAACTGCCGCAACGCGTCGCTTCGGTCGTGAGGGGAGACTTCAAGCCGGCTGCTTTAGCGCAACTTGTCTCGTCGCAGCTGGACGTCGATCGGATGGACTATCTGTTGCGCGATTCGCTGATGACCGGGGCCAAGTACGGTCTCTACGATCTTGAATGGATTATCAATGCGCTGCAGATCGATGGGCCAGGTGATCGTGTCTACGTTGCCGCGCGCGGTGTTTACGCAGTCGAGGAATATTTGCAGGCGCGCTATTACATGTTTCGCCAGGTGTACTTTCATCGCACACTGCGTTCCGCGGAAGCCGTGTTGAGATCCGCGCTGCGCCGGGCCCTGGAACTTGTCGCCGATGGCGCACCCGTCTGGTGCGCACCCGAAGCCTCCTTTGCGAAAGTACTTCAACGCCAGCCTCTGACGATCGGTGAATACCTGCAAATTGATGACTCAGACGTCATCTTTCATCTCAAGCAATGGCAACGCGAAGCTGATCCCGTGCTCAGCGACCTAAGCCGCAGATTTGTCGAACGGAAGCTTTTCAAAGCGATCGATCTCGACATGCCTGAAGATGAACGCTCGGGTTTCATCGAAGCGGCGCGCGACGTGGTGGTGCGCGCAGGGTTCGCCGCGGATTACTACTTCATCGAAGACCGTGCGACTGACGTGCCTTACTACGGCTACTACACGGGCGAAGGCGCTGAAGAGCGCGCGCGGATTTACGTTGAAGATGGTTACGCTCATCCCAAGATTCGCGAGATCAGCGAAATCAGCGAGGCAGTGCGCGGACTTCGCCGCGGGTACGAACTGCATCGCGTCTGTTTCCCCTCGGAAGTAAAAGACGAAGTTTACCGGCTGTATCACGGAACGGCAGCGATCGATGCGAAGCAAAAGAATTAATAGTCCCACCTGGAAACATCTCGCCGTCGCTACGTTTCTCGCCTGCTCGATCTGTCCGGCCATCAACGCGCAAGTCAACGCGCGCCCGATCGAGATCGCCGTTATTGGTTTCGGCGACAGTCAAACGGCGAGAAAAGTAACCGAGCAGATCAGTGAATCATTCCGCGCAAACCAATTTCGGATCATCGACAGTGATCGGGCGAGAGCCGCGGCGATCGGTGTCGGCTACCAGGGCTCTTTGAACCTGACTCTTGAAGATGCGCGCAACCTGGCCTCGGCCATTGGTTGCGACTACTTCATCACCGGCGACGCGCAAACTCTGCGGCGATCGCCTTCGACTTCTCCTGTCTACTTTGAGTCGTACGCTTCGCTGTTTTTGGTCAGCGCACGCACCGGCAAACTGGTCTTCTGGGAACGCCAGGAATTTCGCCGGCCCATTGCAAATGAAGCCGAGCGGACACTGCTGAACGCGCTATCTGCGGCTACTACGCTGGGGCGATATCAGAGCACAATTCACCGAATTGCTGAGGAAGAACGCAATTTCCGCGCGACAGCCTTCGACCGGAGCGCTCCCGTTATCGACTTGATGCCGGATGCTGAAACCCCCAATGGCGTCCGCGCGCCGCGTCCATTTCGCCGGCCCAAACCTCCCTATCCCGACGCGGCCGCACACGATCGGGTCGAAGCTACGGTCGATGTGCTTGTGGACATCGACGCCCACGGCAAGGTGGGCCAGATCGAGATCGCGCGTTGGGCAGGTTATGGATTGGACGAGTCGGTAATCAACACGGTCAAGCAGTTAGATTTTTTTCCGGCGATGCGTGACGGTGTCGCGATTCCAATGCGCGTGCTGTTGCGTTACAACTTCCGCAAGCCACCTCTGCAATAACGCATTCTCCAGACTGAAGTCTATGGTACCGCTGCGTGTTATCATCACGCGTCACGCGGCAGCGTGAACCAATCAATGCTCTATCTGTCGCAAGTCCTGGGTCGACCTATCATCGATCTCGAAGGCGAGCGTGTCGCCACGCTCAAGGACGTAATCGTGCGTCTGGGCCAGGACGACCATCCGCCGGTTGCAGGCTTTG is a genomic window of Pyrinomonadaceae bacterium containing:
- a CDS encoding tetratricopeptide repeat protein, which encodes MFSPTNWIHACSFRIVRLSMGGALFLMGFVSVCAQSGGGTETVGTNGRHTIQGRIYYPSGRSADSRPRVRLENMNAGDLTILADTKGEFSFGGLSPGNYTVIVEGNNEFETYRESVYIDSEARTRRMVMPTVPRVYTVTIHLQPKSLNATRRAGVLDASMAVVPSQAKALYERALEAVRKGDSQRAIDLLTTAVGQHPHFPQALNELGVQYLRVGKPDRAVEALRMAVALTPNNFTPLLNYGIALLNKQDFQEAVTQLRAALRQKESSPTAHMYLGIALVNMHSYEEAEKEMLRAIAVGGQNLGLVHYYLGGIYWRKQDYKRAADALEKYLQIEPKAPDAARVAATIRELRSKPGRAAG
- a CDS encoding TonB-dependent receptor, which gives rise to MRKVLMFVFAMCLSLFAVGAMAQTQTTGSIEGTVTDPQGNAVPGVTVNVTSPNLINAQSAVSDDNGSFRVLNLPPGKYEVKVDANAAGKGFAEFSKGDVEVNLGRTATADVQLQLAGVSGTVTVTDTSGAAVDTSNNTTGTNVSSDQFSNFPTQRTVQSLYTIAPSVSRSGLRDASGRDRDPSVAGSSGPENNYILDGVTTTDPAFGGSGANLPFEFVQEVEIKTGAYGAEYGHSTGGIFNVITKSGGNRFTGDAFAYFTTKGLVRETANFPFTGAAPNGFSEIDAGFDIGGPIIKDKLWFFGAFNPQQRKNFFLGQTLFVEDSNKITTPFYSGKLTWAINQSNVFTFSTFADHTKAEGFVFGLSGFGANPQSFRGTVETGGSNYAFRLNSNITPTWIGEFSFGLHLQRANTLPEFDETATTDRFSVLRNGAVLPVTETTVVTAGGLRQAYVEGSGGTVQRNFVRTGFGTGGLESQQDRNRWEAAARFTNIYGRHTIKYGFEYTRNQYGIHTNQTGADRLFTGANAAGIPALPYRVENRFAICARTSTTTITCPSQSRVDNFNQIIAAGQGPAGVTSAVLGAVSATPVNPVLLLDVVRARSFGLNTLGEKIKTDTQGFYIQDDFKISPNVQFNFGLRWDMQQAYSIGDADYIKLNNFKDTLQPRVGLIWDFTGKGKGKLFINYARFVESPIPLDINVRASGGDIQSDYNLNASRLNAPAGSTVLAFLGNLGNHPTPADFDLKPQSVHEVAGGIEFEVARDFAIGARGIYRAQGSVIEDGSFDDGTNYFIFNPGESLTDRLAVDLGFGSFGRARRYYRALEFSANKRFSNNYQFIASYTYSSLIGNYEGLFRNDNGQADPNITSLFDLVSLLNGLYGRLPNDRPHQFKLDGSWRAPFKTMFSASFRAQSGIPFNALVPHPLYGDNEGFCIPGLSCVPRGTAIVPDNSALPAGNAGKDSAIGSNRTPFTTNLDIGVYHPIQFGENRQLRLQLDWFNVFNTQKAIRLDETFLINSGAPGIAPVPNPFFGTGTIFQFPSNLRLGVKFSF
- a CDS encoding HD domain-containing protein is translated as MSQRIYRDPVHNIIPLRADTLEGHLMIRLIDAPEFQRLRRIKQLGLGLYTYQGAEHSRFTHSLGALHLMTRILDRLGESYPIAAEDRLAVRAAALLHDVGHAPFSHAMEKTLGIHHEDLTIAAITSEETVVNQTLSSHSAELPQRVASVVRGDFKPAALAQLVSSQLDVDRMDYLLRDSLMTGAKYGLYDLEWIINALQIDGPGDRVYVAARGVYAVEEYLQARYYMFRQVYFHRTLRSAEAVLRSALRRALELVADGAPVWCAPEASFAKVLQRQPLTIGEYLQIDDSDVIFHLKQWQREADPVLSDLSRRFVERKLFKAIDLDMPEDERSGFIEAARDVVVRAGFAADYYFIEDRATDVPYYGYYTGEGAEERARIYVEDGYAHPKIREISEISEAVRGLRRGYELHRVCFPSEVKDEVYRLYHGTAAIDAKQKN
- a CDS encoding energy transducer TonB yields the protein MRSKRINSPTWKHLAVATFLACSICPAINAQVNARPIEIAVIGFGDSQTARKVTEQISESFRANQFRIIDSDRARAAAIGVGYQGSLNLTLEDARNLASAIGCDYFITGDAQTLRRSPSTSPVYFESYASLFLVSARTGKLVFWERQEFRRPIANEAERTLLNALSAATTLGRYQSTIHRIAEEERNFRATAFDRSAPVIDLMPDAETPNGVRAPRPFRRPKPPYPDAAAHDRVEATVDVLVDIDAHGKVGQIEIARWAGYGLDESVINTVKQLDFFPAMRDGVAIPMRVLLRYNFRKPPLQ